One window of Papaver somniferum cultivar HN1 chromosome 9, ASM357369v1, whole genome shotgun sequence genomic DNA carries:
- the LOC113307789 gene encoding DNA topoisomerase 6 subunit A-like — translation MADKKKRVKVDSDSDDEYNSNRKSLPFKKRLKPDEEILSILKDLTESIQAKINTNKALTLADLQLSSSCREVTDLDLSSVQDEIERCILRITQSIMSGKGFAFDIPARSNTNQLYVPELDRIVLKDKTSLRHYANVATVRKTTITTRILQLIHQLCLKKIHVTKRDLFYTDVKLFQDQNQSDAVLDDVSCLLGCTRSSLNVVASEKGVVVGRIIFSDNGDMIDCTKMGMGGKAIPPNIDRVGDMESDALFILLVEKDAAYMRLAEDRFYNRFPCIIVTAKGQPDVATRLFLRKMKMELKLPVLALVDSDPYGLKILSVYGCGSKNMSYDSANLTTPDIKWLGVRPSDLDKYKIPEQCRLPMTEQDIKTGKDMLEEDFVKKNTGWVEELTLMVKTKQKAEIQALSTFGFQYLTEVYLPLKLQQQDWL, via the coding sequence ATGGCGGACAAGAAAAAGCGAGTCAAAGTagattcagattcagatgatgaATACAACAGCAATCGGAAATCACTTCCCTTCAAGAAACGTTTGAAACCAGACGAAGAGATCCTCTCAATTCTGAAAGACTTAACTGAATCGATTCAAGCAAAGATCAATACAAACAAAGCCTTAACGCTTGCAGATCTTCAACTCTCATCATCTTGTCGTGAAGTTACAGATCTTGATCTTTCATCTGTTCAAGATGAAATAGAACGATGTATTCTTCGTATTACTCAATCGATTATGTCTGGTAAAGGTTTTGCATTTGATATTCCTGCTCGATCAAATACTAATCAGCTTTATGTACCTGAACTTGATAGAATCGTGCTTAAGGATAAGACTTCGCTGAGACATTACGCCAATGTAGCTACAGTACGTAAAACTACAATTACTACTAGGATTTTGCAATTGATTCATCAATTATGTTTGAAAAAGATTCATGTCACCAAGAGAGATTTGTTTTATACTGATGTTAAGTTGTTTCAAGATCAGAATCAGTCTGATGCTGTGTTAGATGATGTATCTTGTTTACTTGGTTGTACTAGATCTAGTCTTAATGTTGTTGCCTCTGAAAAGGGAGTTGTTGTTGGTAGAATAATATTTAGTGATAATGGAGATATGATTGATTGTACAAAAATGGGTATGGGTGGGAAAGCAATTCCGCCTAATATTGATCGAGTTGGTGATATGGAAAGTGATGCTTTGTTTATTCTACTTGTTGAGAAAGATGCTGCTTATATGAGATTAGCTGAAGATCGATTTTATAATCGCTTTCCTTGTATTATTGTTACTGCTAAAGGGCAACCAGATGTTGCTACTAGGCTGTTCTTGAGGAAAATGAAGATGGAATTGAAGTTGCCTGTTCTTGCTCTTGTTGACAGTGATCCCTACGGATTGAAAATTTTGTCCGTTTATGGATGTGGTTCAAAAAATATGTCTTATGATAGTGCAAATTTGACTACACCTGATATTAAGTGGTTGGGAGTTAGGCCAAGTGATTTGGATAAGTATAAGATACCTGAACAATGTAGGTTGCCCATGACAGAACAGGATATTAAGACTGGGAAAGATATGTTGGAGGAAGATTTCGTGAAGAAGAATACAGGGTGGGTTGAGGAGTTGACGTTGATGGTGAAAACAAAGCAGAAGGCTGAGATTCAGGCATTGAGTACCTTTGGTTTTCAATACTTGACTGAGGTTTATTTGCCACTGAAGTTGCAACAGCAGGATTGGTTGTGA